The sequence CCAACCTCATCCTGACATGGCAACTAAAGCAGAGACACCAGGCAGCGGCAGAACTGGCACTGGGCGGAGGAGTGAGTGGGTTAGGAATGAGGTCTGCCGTCAAGAGTCATCACATGCTATCTAGGAGGCGTGACCATCATCTAGGGCAAAAGGTAATATAATTTCTGAGACCCAAGGTTTAGccctttggggggtgggggtgtgtacaTCATGATTATGGAATGTAAGTGGGGTGTAGTAAGTTGTATTGTATTGTGAAAATTTGTTGATATTTATTCTCTAAAATATGGGTAAGTTATGCAATACAACTGTCACTTGGTACTGttcttttaaatatgtaaatgctTATTGATGGTCTACTTGAAAAGTTTGTAGTTcttttcctatattttatattgatataaattccatcaaagaaaggaagaaaacccaGACACAGCAGAAATACATTCTGTTTATAGGAAGCTAATAGATGTAGACTCTTATCATCACATCTTTCCTCGTCACTCCTAATAGATTCTTCTTTCATAGATAGTTTGTTCCTTTTCCATTAAAGCTGTGGTTTTCTAACTATTTAGTATGACAGCACACTAAGAAACAACTGATATTTTTGTGGCACACTTGCCCTttttcataaatgtgtgtgtgtgtgtgtgtgtgtgtgtgtgtgtgtgtgtgtgtgtgtgtgtgtgtgtgtgtgtgtgtgtgtgtgtgtgtgtgtgtgtgtgattagactTGTCAGTTCCTCttagatatatgtaaatttcATTATTGCTATACACTGCATATCATTTGTTTGTGTACATTGAACACAAATGATAATCTCATCCAAATTCTTGCAGCACACTATTGAGATAATGGCAGCACACAAGTATGGACACTGTGGGAGTCGAAAATGTCATGTAGTTGTGAGAAAGGGAAAACCATATTGAGGAGGAGAGCTTGTAGCGATCGTATTAAAAAGGTTAATAATGAGATGCCGGGACTAAACTTCCTTCTGAACCCCACAGCTTTCAGATGAGCACGAGGCCATCCTCTCACGCATCGCCCACTGGAGTGTGCTGGATGGCTCGGGGGAGTACAGGGTGTCACTGGGTGTCCTCAGGGGGTCTGCACTCGAGGCTGGaccagggggggaaggagggctagaggggagggaggattcaGCTTCGTTGGATGGCCAGGGACTCACCCTCGTCACCCAGTGCTCGCTCGCCAGGCTTAACCGTCTGCCGGAGCTTGTGCGTCAGTGGCAGGTAGGTTGATGGTTATTGTTGTCTGCATGGCGGGTGGGTTTAAGTAATCAGCTTGTTTGTAATCAGCAGGTTGATTAAGATTAATTGACTCTAATTTAATGCCGGCCTTTATTAGATGTAATTGCATTAGTTCTCATACTTTTACCAAAGAATTAATTCTCTGTGTCAGTATTTCTGATGCATGAAATAAGGCTTTGAAATATTGGTTAAATTAAATCCAAGTGAATTATTTGGATTACAAGAAATTCCTCATTCTTTAAACTCAAATGTTGCTATTTGAATGGTTcttttgggaggggggaaaaaaaatgcaatgttcTACCTTGTTTATATAGTCTTGAGAAAGTATCACAGTGAGTTTGGAAATGCTAatgtattgtttttgtaattagagtcatatgattttttttcttaatttatgtaATGATATGTACATTAGGCCACTAAAGTCTTGATAGTGTTTCTAAGGAATTTGAGTACCAAGAGACCATTTTTTGGTATATTACAGTCATTTTGCAGAATTCCCCCAAAATAAGCCTATGCTGAGCACATTATTACAGTGACGATGAATAAGTACATAAAgttgtgtaaaattttattattcaagGATggtcatcaaattttttttagatttaccaAGACAGGTTCTATAGCAAAAAATTCCAACAAAGATTTACTTTTCAGGGACCAATCTCGGTGGCAGTATTTGCACTGAGTGGGGAAGTACAGGCAGTTGTGCAGGTGTTCCACCTCCTTCGCAGGTGCCATGCTAACATCAAGGAGAATGTAACTTTTAGTCTCATTTTCCCCTTGAACTCCCCCACATCCCCTCATCTGGCACCAACAGCTGACACAACCCCGTGTGATAATATTTTCTCGGAGCTGGAACATGTGAACTACGACTTCAAAGGCATTCAGTACCCAAACAACCTACTGAGGAATGTGGCAAGAAAGGCCACATCAACGAACCTCATGATGGTCATTGATATCGACATGACACCAAGCCCAGGCCTTCATAGGGCCTTCACTGCGTATGCAAAAGACAATCACCTGTTTGAAGATAATGCAAGCGAGGAGAAGACAGTGTGGGTGGTGCCAGCGTATGAACTGAAGGAGGGCACTCCAATACCCAGTTCCAAAGTGGAGTTGCTGAATCTCCGCGAGGAGGGAAGCGCTCGTATTTTCTATCAGGAGTTGTGCCTGAAGTGTCAAGTGAGTTGCCTGTTTTTAGTGTTTGTAAAGGTGTTGTTCTCTTATgtgcttttattatttaaaagagaggatgggatagttctctctcttttgccttcaTGAAATGTGCTGATTTTCAGAAATACACTGATTATGCCACATGGGAGAAAAGTACAGATGTAAAGGAGGGCCGAGTTGACGCTCTCTACGATGTGTTATGGCAGGACCCTTGGGAGCCCTTTTATATTGGTCGGACAAATGTACCATTCTATGATGAACGGTTCAGACAGTATGGCTTTAATCGCATTAGTCAGGTGAGTTCTTTATGCTGTTGGTCAGATGAGAAAGATTCTTTGGTTGTTATTAGGAGATTAGTTTAGGACTTTAAAAATATCATGACAGTatattgagaaataaaaaaagtatgtaaatagataaagataaataacccAGTGATTTTGAAATAAGGAGTGAGAAGAGGCTTTCCAAGACTGCCACTTAATGGTCACTCTTGTGAAGGCCTTTGACAAGCAGTCTTTTGGTAAAATGTCTGATTCAGTAGTATAGGCTTTGGAATAAGTAGATCCCATGATTCTTTGAATATTTAACATGCTTATGAAGAATTAAATAATCTGGCTTGGAATAGTGTTTGCTATTTGCTTCAGATATCAGTAAGTTGCCATAAAGGAATATATTTAAActagattttttatttgttaatattaaaaGGTGCAAGTATTTGACTCTTCATCAGAACCATCTGAttccttttttgtaatatttagtCTCAGTAATGTATTTTACTCCTATTTCACACGGGCAGGTGTGTGAACTACACGTGGCTGGGTATCGCTTCGTGGTGCTGGACTCTGCGTTTGTGGTACACGAAGGTTTCAAGACCTCAAACAACTTTCACAGTTCAAAAGACATGGAGCAGGAGAAGAACCGCATTCTCTTCAGACAGTTCAAAGGAGAGCTGAAGGAGAAATATCCAGAGTCCTCCAGAAGATGTTACTAGCACAGCAAATGTTGCAGGACATTGTAGCTGGGCATTAGCAAACTCTGGGTGCTGTGGAGGTAATGTGGGGTGTTGGGAGCCTCCAAAGGTACTTCTTACAAACCAAAGAACATCGGTGTGTACTCATAAACTCTCGTATAATCTGTGGTTGTTTTGGAAAGTGTCTTCATGGGAAAGATGGAATGCATGAGTATATTTTTGGTGGTAAAAAGTTTATtgtgaggaataaaagaaaaagaagagagagagagagaaagaggcaagaacattatatataaaaaagacaaagcaagTGTGTATTGTATAAATTACCTAAGGTGCTGAGACAGTGATGTCTGAATGTAAGAAAGACTGAATAAGTCAGTTATGACATGTTTAGCGTAAGACAAGAAGAGTTATAAGGAACTGAATATCTCTACCTGAATCTCGTAAGTGATCTGAATATTTGGCTCAGAGAACAAAATATAGGTAGTTTttctcatgttttctttttctttctttttttaaggaaaatatcaagacgcaaaaagaaaaagtacaTAAATTCTGTTGTACAGATACCTGAGAGTCATGTgaagctagttttttttttaggcttaatGTGAACTCGGAGTCAtgttttatgatatacatatttatcatgaaTGGAGTTTTATCCACATCCTATGCACAGATAAACCAGCAAATGTTAACTGAGAATGTATGGAATGTTATGCAACTTTTCTCATGATGCAGATGCAGGAAAAAGCAGCTGTATTagaactttttttatttctttttggttaaATTACATTCATAAAACAAATAATCTAGTATATTGATTATCTTGAGGTAATTAATGTTAGGTAATTTCAAAGTTTGTCTTTATGAAAttgtaaataattttgataatactcATTTTACGGTGTATATTCGTGCACTGAAGAGAGATTTGTGCTTTATGTTAAGTATCTAATGATATGCATGTCTTGAGTATGATGGCATGTGAATATAGTATTTTTGAGTCAATGTAAGACACTATCTTAAGTCTatcttaagaaaaagaaatagtgaaagaaaaccaaaatatgGGTTTGTGGTTTCATTTTTGAAGTCTTGGTCGTTGTatatttttgatgattattatcttcGTCTGTTTTTAACCTAGTGCCGCCAGGATACATGCCGTACCCATTACGAGTTCAATTATTAATTGTCTGGAGGTTCGAAAAGTAGTAAGTTACCAAGGAGTGAATTGTTAATGCTACGTATCTCACCTGTTTGGCTTTTTCCTCGTTATTGGGAAATcttctaatttatattatattgctattagtaatgttgataacgtaatgattataaaaataataataacatcagtattGTTGGTATTAGTAAGAAAAAGGGTGACAGCAAGTGAGATCACCAGCTCGATTAATTGTTACCTTGGAGGCTAAGCACTTATGGAGCCATGTAAATGTAGTGTTCGTTATAATGAACGCTATATTTTctcagcagcattgggttaatacAGACAATACAGTggttttaacattattatgaagCATCATTGTTCTTAATAGTTCTTTGACTTCTCATTTTGGAAAGTTTGATAATTTGGGGAATCAAAGAAACCAAAGCAGAAACTAAAGTCAGAATTCTTCAATGACCAAATTAGTTGATATTTGAAGCGTTCTTGTCACTTGTCTCTTTTTTAcacaatttatgtttttttttatgtgcatatttACATGTTAACAATCTTTTTGTTTATGCCAATGtatttgcctttatatatattttttttaaggtcaTTCTTTTGAAACTTAACTTGAGGGACGATTTTTATAGAGAGTTAGGTGTGTACAGTTGGTTGTATACAGTATTAAAGGCTCACTATCCCTTTTATTACAGAATAAGCATCTGGCAGCATTTGGAATTCCAGATACAACCAAAGAATTGACGAGCAGTGTATCTTTATTttctgtgagattttttttttttttctttggttattttgcCCATTAACAGAAAAGAAGTTGGACTTAGCATGTCTCTCTGAGCCTTGCTATATCCATTATTGATTGTATTTTAACTAGTCTTCATGATGCAGTTGATAGGTAAGGTATCTGCGACTGCACAGCAAATATAATAGGACTACTTCATTGCAGTTTAAGATAGTTTCATTGCATATCTACATAGGCAGGTTGAAGATATTGATGAAATTGTGTTCTTAATAGAaaactatgtattttttttcctaataaataCCATTTCTGTGGTTacatatgttttaaaaagtttcatTTGTTTTGAAGTATATTTTGGAAAAGAGCTAATGTTTCAGGGTAATTTGGTAAGTTAGCTCTTAAATAACTTTACTGTTTTGCTTATTATTTACTGTGCATTATGTCAGATgatatttttaatgttgtttgcACAGCTCTTTTTGTAAAACGGCtgtacagaaatataaatatatgttttgaatTATTATAGATCGGATTTTACAAATTGATTAATACCTACCTATACTTTGGCAATGGGCTTTTTAGCCTCTGAGGCTATGTAGGTGGTGTATTGGCTGCATTAAATTAGGGTGAGTGTGAtgctgacacatatatatatatatatatatatatatatatatatatataaaaaatatatatatatatatatatatatatattattatataatatatatgtataatatatttatttatatattataatatatataaaatatatatatatatatatattattatatattattttatatgatattaataatatatatatctataatattataattatatatatatatatatatatataatattatattatatatatatatatatatatatatatatatataattatatatatattaatatctatatatatctataatatattattattatatatatatataaaatatatatatataatatatatatattatatatctaatatatatatattattctaatatattatatatatatatatatatatatctatatatatatatatatatatatatattatatatatctatatatataaaatatatattatatatatatatttaaaatatatatattatatatatatatatatatatatatatatatatatatatatatatatatatataatatacacacacacaccatatacacacatatacacacacatacacacacatacacacacatacacacacacacacacacacacacccacacacacacacacacacacacacacacacacacacacacacacacacaccacacactatatatatacacatcacattcaaatattatatatatgtatatatatatatatatatatatatatatatatatatatatatatactatatacaaaatttatatatacatatatatatcatacatattatatatatataatatatctatatatattatatatatatatatatattttatatatatatatatatatatatatatatatatatatacatatatatatatatatatatatacacacatatatatttataaatatattgtatatatatgtatatatatgtatatatatatatatattatatatatatatatatataatatatatatatatatatatatatatatatatatatatatatataatatatatgctgtgatggttcagtggttagagcactggactggacaaatggtcccgagttcaattccccgaaccgcggttgattaagaagggcattcattcaggcaagggtgagaatgccaaatatcctctcaaataatgaattgagaaaggccggtTTCCTGCAGaggattaaatggctgttgaaaaacatacatacacacaccacacacacacacacacacacacacacacacacacacacacacacacacacacacacacacacacacacacacacacatatatatatatatatatatatatatatatatatatatatatatatatatatattatatacacacacacacacacacacatacatacatacattcattcatacatacatatacacacatatacaatatatatatatatatatatatatatatatatatatatatatatatatatatatatatatatatctatatctatctatctatctatctatctatctatctatctatctatctatctatatatatatatatatatatatatatatatatatatatatatatatatatatatatatatatgtatatatatgcatacatacatgcatatatacatgcatacatgtacacatacatatccccccaatcccttgctggttgttgtcgtggggggcttaagagacgaggactgggacccaatTCTAGGAatctcccctgccttgggcctcagctcTCGACTCGACTAATCTTGcacgtttttttccctcccacttttcatttccattcttctCCCAACCCTTTCTACTACCCACTTCCTAGGGTGTGAGAgccatgttgaaaggatgaaaggatgactttgtgccagtcctgaacggcctgggggagccatggatacggtattcccctgtttagcTGTCTAGCCTTTACCCCACAAGAGGACCCTGAGTGGTGGTCTTTTATTCTGCCCGACTTACTTTAGGCTTactatggccagtaatgaagattttatacCCTCAATAGGGCCAATGAGGTTTggcccttcatcaaatagccccaccgaCTCCAGGCTCTCCCTTTGGCTATGGCTATGAACACTGCTAcgactaccccctcctcaatgcctacttgCATATTATCCACCCAGGTcaatgctcaacctccaggagacattcctactctcccaacattctcaacttcatcccctctacccccacaactttcttcatcaactaccacatccacccttattactacttacaaccttattgtccacctccgTGTGGTGCAGCGATCTTGTCTAACAGtattgctgacctgcgttcaaatccctcgacgccaatggatggtaaccctggccattccttgcacacagggggtaattttgaatatcttaaatactctactTAGCCtagccaaatgggaccaatttttcgtTATTCCCTCCCACAGCTCTTTACTTTGACAACACTCTTCTGTACCATCCGaaacccaagctatagcattatcaaccctaactGACTTCATTGATGCCACACCATTCCCCCGAGAGGCCATCGTAAGAAACCAACAACACTGCCAAGATTACTTTCCGGAGACATGGCTTTCccattaatgtttacattggcggAGAATCCcaccctgtccgaccatatcaatcCCCTCCCCCGTCAATGGCAAAATTATTGGCGTTGAGGACATCCTGCTAAACACTGCCACgagccacctttcctcatagttggtgattttaactgccgccacattCTTTTGGGTGACTCCATCACTACCTCCCGTGCCCGATCCCTAGAACGCTTCCTCTCCATAACtgaccttattattcttaattcagatcgccccacacactttgacatgCGCAAGCAATCGTTTTCATgtcttgacctctctctatgctccatTTAGACTTCCATTGGCCAGTTCAAGACCATTTTCCCTGTAGTTACCATGTATCACTACCTAATCCCTCATGCTGGTGCTTTGATAAAGCTGATTGGCTCcaacatattctccaacaattgtcctccctAGGCATACGCAAAAACACAGGTGTTCTTTATAAATTCTTTCCTCTCCAAACGCGCTTTCCAAGTCAAAATTGTCTCTTCCACATCATCACCCTTTCCTCAGTCCTTCTTGCTGTTCATGACATAGCCTCAGTTTTACTACATGTTGATGCTTTAACCATcttcgcctctggcacatccatactaACTCCAACTTCTTATCTACACtgtcatcagtatcttcctgtgccacatggcttccgcttttctatctccaaatctttctccatcattTTCTCCCAGGCACGtgtccccaacctccactcttcttccAATACCGTTCTTCAGGCAAATTCCTTGGCGTTATttttactccacacacacacacacacacacacacacacacacacacacacacacacacacacacacacacatatatatatatatatatatatatatatatatatatattatatatatatatatatatatatgatatacataaattatgcatatatacatgtatctatgtatatatacgtatatatatatgtatatatatatatacaaatatatatatatatatatatatatatatatatatatatatattttatatatatatatatatattatatacatatacacacacacacacacacaacacacacaccaccacacacacacacacacacacacacacacacacacacacacaccacacacacatatatatatatgtatatatatatgtatatatggatatatatacatatatatatgcatatatatacatacagacgtatatatatataaatatatatatatatatatatatatatatatataatatatatatatatatatatatatatatatatatataaaagattctgAGATGAGTTCTAAGTGGGTGTGaggatagaatactaaaatctgtgttatAGAAAGGATGTGAATGATGTGGGGGTGTTCTcctattgccgagaaagatggtttgctcagcggaagGGCAGTCCtaaaggatttgcctttgtgttctaaaatgcggtgacgtaaccatcgtgaggtcgaccccacgtaccgagcttggcagcaggGACAACATTAGAACACATATCAGAGTTACACCTCATTGGTTGTTTGAGAAAGTTAGCGATATTGTTAGTATTGGTGAAAGTCAAAAGGGAATTTGATATTTaatatacgatgaagttccttgggcaaggaacatcacctcgattgcctatttagccactgggtggccaagccagcccaagtcagtgctggtctcaagcaccggataaatagagagaatgattacctaaaaggtaacaccggcactctccgtggaaaggaactggggaccctaccacgtactcactccaagagcatcacaacatgaaaactacaattaagtatcatgctgtgaccacggcggctcaaacatgaacctaccgttaaaaaatatatatatattctgtaacaATGGTTTTAGTTGTTTCCTGATTTCAAAGCTTAAACTCCTCATGTACGGTAGTTTCACATAGCTATGGTCTTTTTTAACAGAAGAGGCAGTGtgttggtttgagaatattttacacAGGAAAGTTTTTAGTAATTTTGTCGGTACCCATTAGTTACAAAGAAatctttaagaaaaataatttcatcaTTCATCAGCCTACAACATCACAAGTTGTAGGctcgaggaatttttttttaacgctgtaaattttgtataaatgtgGGTTGTAACTGTGAAGTCCGAGGACAGTGAaggttggctttcggtaaatgccTGTACGGAAGGTGGCGTTATTAGCGTTGTGAATTTGACGCTAGGGTGTTTCGAGTTGAGATAAGTCAGAAAAAGGTTAACGTGTGATGagtgtttgaaaaaaagaaaggtgccATCAGCGACTCAACGGCAATGGACGGGGTTCAAACTCAGACAGGCATTGTTCAAGCCAGTTTTATTCATGAAAGTACAGGAATGCATTGGCGAAGGGAACCCCATTGGCTACACcttctgtttgtctatataaaCTGTCATGAAATTTGAAAAACCGACTAATGGTCTGCAATTTGAATTTCTGAAGCGGGAAAATcactaaagacacacacacacacacacacacacacaaatctgcaATCACTAAAGAGTTCAGTGACAATCTATCACTGTTGAAAACTACATTATCTTCACTGGACTAAATTTGTATTTCTAGATCAACCAACGATACTTTAGTTAATAAACTGCGTAGAGTAGACATCATCCATAACAAAAAACTCCTGAATCTAGGAATtgatgtgcagaaaaaaaaatgaataagataaagttatatttaatttttctgacAAATTTCTCACTGAAGAACAACTAAGACTATTGGTTTTCCCATTCTAAAGCCACTCTCCACAACTTGTGCAGTAATCTTAAAAACTGTAACATCAAATtaacactccccgtgggcactcggttgaaattgatttagaaattcgaaatatGAAAGTTGGTTGGTTTTGTACTGGTCACTCTGGTCTTACCCGGAGCGGCAAGtgttcaagtcctggtcagggatatatatatattaatatatatatatatatatatatatatatatatatatatatatatatatatatatatatatatatatatatatatatgtatatataatatatatatatatatatatatatatattatattatatatatatatatttatatatatatatatatagaataagtaagagagagagagagagagagagagagagagagagagagagagagagagagagagaaaaagagagagagagaagagagagagagagaaagagaagagagagagaaagagaaagagaaagagaaagagaaagagaaagagaaagagaaagagaaagagaaagagaaagagaaagagaaagagagaagagagaaaagagagagtaagagaaagatgaACAGCAAAATAAACCCATGAAAAATGCCCTGTACCTGCAAATAAATCATACAGCTTTCGTTGGGGACTTGACTCAAATCATTACGTTTTCTTTTGAGACGCGAATGGATATTATGATCAGCACAGAGGATATGGTCAAAGCACAAAACACGAAAAGCATAAGTAGAAATTTCCTTCCCCGTTCTTGGCTTAACATTGTTTTCACTCTCATCAGCAATGCAACATTCAATGAAAGCAacgaaggaaagaacaagaaaatcccTGAATATTcttgaaggccttttcgcttcaTCACTTCTTCAGGGCATGAAGATGTAACACAGAGAAGCGACCTCAGGCATACTCGTGTGTCttcttgttcattatttttatgtacattttgtTCAGCATGAATCAATAACACGCCTTCGTTTCCACACTTGCGTCGGCTCAGAGACGAAAAGTTCAGGACACAGAAACTGGCACGGCCGTGATCCTCTCGAGTGACCGCGAGACCGCCATAGAGGCGGACGGGAGGCGCCGGCCGGGCACCAGCGAGAAGGCCCTCTGCAGCGCCTTCTGGCGGTACCGCTGGTTCAGACCCACGAAGACGACGGGGTCCAGGGCGAAGTGGAGGCGGTAGATCGCATGGACGATCACGAAGGAAGGTTCCGTCCAATTGACGCTCATGAGATGCATGGTGATGTGGGGGACGTCCAGGAGGAGGTTCATGAGGATGAGGACGCACAGCGAGAGGCTGATCTGGTCCCAGCCGGGGTCCCGCGCCTCGGCGCCCCGCCTCGCGCACCGCCGGAAGCCCATCTGTTGGGGGAGAGCAGACGCGTCGCCTCACTCGGAAACCTTGGCTCACTAACAAAGCACATCCAGTATAGATACGACTGGAAAATAAATGGGCAAAACCACTCACGATGAAAACCATGGTGCAGTAGGCAGTCTGTGTGATGATTATCGACACCAAGTAGAGCACGCCATACAGTACTTGTCCAACGGTGCTCTTAGTGGAAATTACCATTTCACAAtcctgaacgagagagagagagagagagagagagagagagagagagagagagagagagagagagagagagagagagagagagagagagagagagagagagagatttatacgttaataacgaaggaaaacaaacaagatCAGAATGGATGAATATAAAAGCACCTAAAACACTTTCAGTTTTAATTACAAGTAAAACTATGTCCATGCGTTTTCCTATTTACCTGGAACTGGAAGGCCAGCGTCAGCGTCAGCACAACAAGCAGAGCGACAACGACTTCGACCGCCACAACCACAGTCGACCTGGACCACAGCTTGTACTTCAACGGGAAACACACGGCTGTCATTCTGCAAGGAGGGACTCATGGGAAGTTCTTGCGTCACTCACTATAGACCTTGTGAAGCTCGAAATATCATGTCTTTTGTTCTCATTGTCAAATTTAATCGTGTGTATGCATTCTGCACTACGAAATTATACTGCGTCATattgcagagggagagagagagagagagaaagagagagagagagagcgagagaaagagaaaggaagtgtgTGAGATAGTTatcaagggagggggaggagtgagagccgagagacagagggaagcaGATCGGTCGACTACCTGTACACGGCGATCACCGTCAGCGCCATCTGCTCCATGCACGCAGCCATGTAGTACAGGGCCACGAAGGTCATCTCGGTCGCCCGCTCGGCCCGCC is a genomic window of Penaeus monodon isolate SGIC_2016 chromosome 10, NSTDA_Pmon_1, whole genome shotgun sequence containing:
- the LOC119578164 gene encoding uncharacterized protein LOC119578164, whose protein sequence is MLNCTSCTSCDLAAQWKVYALAFEILVCACGVSGSTVCLWCLKNCDKTQAGTKIQLCLLFAVNAFLCSLAMPGTAVIELLFLQARRAERATEMTFVALYYMAACMEQMALTVIAVYRMTAVCFPLKYKLWSRSTVVVAVEVVVALLVVLTLTLAFQFQDCEMVISTKSTVGQVLYGVLYLVSIIITQTAYCTMVFIMGFRRCARRGAEARDPGWDQISLSLCVLILMNLLLDVPHITMHLMSVNWTEPSFVIVHAIYRLHFALDPVVFVGLNQRYRQKALQRAFSLVPGRRLPSASMAVSRSLERITAVPVSVS
- the LOC119578158 gene encoding beta-1,4-glucuronyltransferase 1-like, with the translated sequence MFPRFLSSIISWRSVAILAFIACLSQVTNLILTWQLKQRHQAAAELALGGGVSGLGMRSAVKSHHMLSRRRDHHLGQKLSDEHEAILSRIAHWSVLDGSGEYRVSLGVLRGSALEAGPGGEGGLEGREDSASLDGQGLTLVTQCSLARLNRLPELVRQWQGPISVAVFALSGEVQAVVQVFHLLRRCHANIKENVTFSLIFPLNSPTSPHLAPTADTTPCDNIFSELEHVNYDFKGIQYPNNLLRNVARKATSTNLMMVIDIDMTPSPGLHRAFTAYAKDNHLFEDNASEEKTVWVVPAYELKEGTPIPSSKVELLNLREEGSARIFYQELCLKCQKYTDYATWEKSTDVKEGRVDALYDVLWQDPWEPFYIGRTNVPFYDERFRQYGFNRISQVCELHVAGYRFVVLDSAFVVHEGFKTSNNFHSSKDMEQEKNRILFRQFKGELKEKYPESSRRCY